From the Oryza glaberrima chromosome 5, OglaRS2, whole genome shotgun sequence genome, one window contains:
- the LOC127774918 gene encoding uncharacterized protein LOC127774918 yields the protein MEAADVRARESLFIPIDLNEKSSHEKQDEEEIHLRQLEQLLAPFNPWEAGDPELVEWQCARPKTRHPTPPPPPPPRRCHLLFTMKLSVKRGQAMWSRKETPRFSAERAGGFPLRLARLAADGSPRLELEEDGGRVGALSCFESRPWPWSRREEVVALAAADSVPVRVVAVIRRFPVAGGDRLAIVSNMRMASLVVRLHDKLVVLPPDGSTVTIAFSERWFRVPSNWTEEKLYARVGHDFINITAALEDLARTLYQMYEQEEQKKMVLQEKQEQEKRKQEELNREREELEMMPLACIPLGHGEMQWESPCEAMHQRFKLSMGTDGEVRCNFVEQECPRVMRRRLACDGRFILPLTTMKLQVVGFVEGYSDPETIGFTEQRSYIETLRPVAMVSVLPQEHTQVDQILSFKFLVDNVPIRLNDGIILTGWSGITVGIHSGDDGDNCTFLPCTSAESWTHQILEWRVDDNNPISCSSLLVQLNRKLCRLNAAMTEREEHDLGLSAIFALEAEEVQGLLYHQEQLENQDFRLNELSLSGEPSVGGEGEAEYSLLFESPGESDWVKVSEPYVPKFPTEEEIRKREEWRKEQLKLVMAPIIRPVQEPRRGINYFMSEPRSRSTREAELPMHEPYSVLLYYWTLSDKSESKLKPKRKVYPRLVCLEWCTCSPSSMLQVYALEIIVADSLHSCKLDISGFVAIRDLRDGRRNYIFNREMDHPFTVVSQHGVLQLPTLSPRRAIHTNPKILLEFNLKMKRTGNGIHSYHDLIQGVVEHPSIYRRDWSRVNELSIVPCGNNSTPMMCLKLAVISKGVEATVELQPLRLPPGGIDLRCTARSGRIADDIELFDGKYGGDDTSLQFVVATELHGNMEIHLEAVCNGVSQRWCIGFVPKFHALFSQEVDFQFAQLLLTIAWTM from the exons ATGGAGGCAGCCGACGTGCGTGCCCGTGAAAGCTTGTTCATCCCCATCGATCTGAACGAGAAATCATCTCACGAAAAGCAGGATGAGGAGGAGATTCATCTCCGTCAATTGGAGCAGCTGCTCGCGCCGTTCAATCCGTGGGAAGCGGGCGATCCGGAGCTGGTGGAGTGGCAATGTGCTCGACCCAAGACGAGacaccccacgccgccgccgccgccgccgccgcgtcgttgCCACCTGCTGTTCACGATGAAGCTCTCCGTCAAGAGAGGGCAGGCCATGTGGTCGCGCAAGGAGACCCCTCGCTTCTCCGCCGAGCGCGCCGGCGGAttccccctccgcctcgcccgcctcgccgccgacgggtCCCCTCGCCTGGAGCTGGAAGAGGACGGTGGTCGGGTGGGCGCGCTCTCCTGTTTCGAGTCCAGGCCATGGCCTTGGAGCAGGAGGGAGGAGGTCGtagccctcgccgccgctgatTCTGTGCCGGTGAGGGTTGTGGCCGTCATTAGGCGGTTTCCGGTCGCCGGAGGCGACCGCCTCGCCATCGTGTCCAACATGAGGATGGCAAGCCTTGTAGTGCGCCTCCATGACAAGCTCGTCGTCCTGCCCCCCGACGGCTCAACTGTCACCATTGCCTTCTCCGAGCGATGGTTCCGTGTCCCCTCCAATTGGACGGAGGAGAAGTTGTATGCTAGGGTCGGCCATGATTTCATCAACATTACGGCCGCATTGGAGGATCTGGCCAGGACTCTCTACCAGATGTATGAACAAGAGGAGCAAAAAAAGATGGTGCTTCAGGAGAAACAAGAGCAGGAGAAGAGGAAGCAAGAAGAGCTGAACAGGGAAAGGGAGGAGCTGGAGATGATGCCTCTTGCCTGCATCCCTCTAGGCCATGGGGAGATGCAGTGGGAATCGCCTTGTGAAGCGATGCACCAAAGGTTCAAACTATCAATGGGCACTGATGGGGAGGTTCGCTGCAACTTTGTGGAGCAGGAATGTCCTCGCGTCATGCGCCGGAGGCTTGCCTGCGATGGCAGGTTTATTCTGCCATTGACGACGATGAAGCTTCAAGTAGTAGGATTTGTGGAAGGCTATTCGGACCCAGAGACCATTGGCTTCACAGAACAAAGAAGCTATATAGAGACGTTGAGACCTGTGGCAATGGTATCGGTGTTGCCGCAAGAACACACACAGGTGGATCAGATTTTGAGTTTCAAGTTCCTAGTAGACAATGTACCAATACGGCTCAACGATGGCATCATTCTTACTGGGTGGAGTGGAATCACGGTGGGCATCCATAGCGGAGATGATGGCGACAACTGCACATTCCTGCCCTGCACCTCAGCAGAGAGCTGGACACACCAAATTCTAGAATGGAGGGTCGATGATAACAACCCAATATCGTGTTCAAGTTTGCTTGTTCAGCTGAATAGGAAGCTTTGCCGGCTAAATGCCGCAATGACAGAAAGAGAAGAACATGATTTGGGACTCAGTGCAATCTTTGCATTAGAAGCAGAGGAAGTGCAGGGTCTTCTGTATCACCAAGAACAGCTAgaaaaccaggactttaggcttAATGAGTTATCCCTATCTGGGGAACCATCAgtgggaggggaaggagaagctGAGTACAGCTTATTGTTTGAATCTCCTGGCGAATCTGATTGGGTGAAGGTTTCAGAACCATATGTACCAAAGTTTCCAACTGAAGAAGAAATTaggaagagggaggagtggCGCAAGGAGCAGCTTAAGCTGGTCATGGCGCCGATCATACGGCCAGTGCAGGAACCGAGAAGGGGTATAAATTATTTCATGTCTGAGCCACGCAGCAGGAGCACCAGGGAAGCAGAGCTCCCAATGCATGAACCATACTCAGTGTTACTATACTACTGGACCTTGTCCGACAAATCAGAAT CAAAGTTGAAACCTAAGAGGAAGGTGTATCCTAGACTTGTTTGTTTGGAGTGGTGTACTTGTTCACCCAGCAGCATGTTGCAAGTTTACGCCCTCGAGATCATTGTAGCTGATTCTCTTCATTCCTGCAAACTCGACATATCCGGTTTCGTTGCGATTAGGGACTTGCGTGATGGACGGCGCAATTACATTTTCAACAGAGAAATGGACCACCCTTTCACTGTCGTATCACAACAT GGTGTTTTGCAGCTGCCAACATTGAGCCCTCGGAGAGCCATTCATACCAATCCTAAAATCTTGCTCGAGTTCAACCTGAAGATGAAGAGAACAGGTAATGGCATTCACAGTTACCATGATCTGATCCAAGGAGTAGTAGAACATCCTAGTATATATCGGCGCGATTGGTCCAGAGTCAATGAGCTGTCCATTGTACCTTGTGGCAACAACTCTACTCCAATGATGTGCCTGAAGCTCGCCGTGATTTCGAAAGGCGTCGAGGCCACTGTTGAGCTCCAGCCGCTCAGGCTGCCTCCTGGAGGCATTGATTTGCGATGCACAGCTCGGTCAGGCCGTATAGCTGATGACATTGAGCTTTTTGATGGCAAATACGGTGGTGACGACACCTCCCTACAGTTTGTGGTGGCAACGGAGCTGCATGGCAACATGGAGATCCACTTGGAAGCAGTATGTAATGGTGTGAGCCAGAGATGGTGCATTGGTTTTGTGCCAAAGTTCCATGCTTTGTTCTCTCAGGAGGTAGACTTCCAATTTGCTCAGCTCTTGCTGACTATTGCCTGGACCATGTAG
- the LOC127775130 gene encoding uncharacterized protein LOC127775130 yields the protein MPRRGGAAKKPAGGGELSRFLQSHLQTINDTFQMMAEAAPGGLERTEWSEVVKLGEQVSRQATVAGMVWSGDLPDVETLKENIVAYFNILQGFLLGCHGSTVGAGPTLHKSICSSAKNVVDSSFSLFNQAVSAYESRSPDRKTTIHQVTGTVWEACLALNKVPTTNCVAIGRAMTQIGVYLKDILREMKELPIGDSNGTAEKSSNGAVDTTSCSDRDGSSSDLELDEDFTEEEVAVAKLVVTVASDALVVVKETIRFITCLLKISGNRSGANEEKVETMEQLLSCCRQAADQINDLGASVYPPQDLSEMKSSVKRLYGGANAMRREIGSLGGSPEGAFVALERFEKSLGALEVEIADDVANEMENLTISSS from the exons ATGCCGAGGAGAGGTGGAGCGGCGAAGaagccggcgggcggcggcgagctgtccCGCTTCCTGCAGTCGCACCTCCAGACCATCAACGACACCTTCCAG ATgatggcggaggcggctcccggcggcttggagcggacgGAGTGGTCTGAGGTCGTCAAGCTCGGCGAGCAAGTCTCCAGGCAGGCCACTGTTG CTGGAATGGTCTGGAGTGGTGATTTGCCTGATGTAGAAACACTCAAGGAGAACATCGTCGCATATTTCAACATCCTGCAGGGTTTCCTTTTGGGTTGCCACGGCAGCACAGTTGGCGCAGGACCCACACTTCACAAATCCATCTGTAGCTCTGCAAAGAATGTTGTTGACTCCAGCTTCTCATTGTTCAATCAAGCTGTTTCTGCTTATG AATCACGCAGTCCTGACCGGAAAACAACTATACATCAGGTGACAGGAACTGTATGGGAAGCATGTCTTGCTCTCAACAAGGTACCAACAACCAACTGTGTTGCCATAGGACGAGCCATGACTCAGATAGGTGTGTATCTGAAGGATATTCTCCGAGAGATGAAAGAACTACCAATTGGTGATTCTAATGGCACTGCTGAAAAATCTTCTAATGGAGCTGTGGACACCACAAGTTGTTCTGATAGAGATGGATCGTCAAGTGACCTTGAGTTAGATGAGGACTTCACTGAAGAGGAGGTTGCTGTTGCCAAATTGGTTGTCACTGTGGCTTCCGATGCGCTTGTTGTGGTGAAAGAAACAATTCGTTTCATTACTTGTTTGCTTAAGATCTCAGGTAACCGAAGTGGAGCTAATGAGGAAAAAGTTGAGACAATGGAACAATTGTTGAGCTGTTGCAGACAGGCTGCTGACCAGATTAACGACCTCGGGGCGTCTGTGTACCCACCACAAGACTTATCTGAGATGAAATCCTCAGTGAAAAGATTGTATGGTGGCGCCAATGCAATGCGGAGGGAAATCGGGAGCCTTGGTGGCTCACCTGAGGGTGCCTTTGTAGCCCTTGAAAGATTTGAGAAGTCCCTGGGAGCTCTAGAAGTGGAGATAGCTGATGATGTAGCAAACGAGATGGAAAATCTTACCATTAGCTCGTCCTGA
- the LOC127772534 gene encoding CDP-diacylglycerol--serine O-phosphatidyltransferase 2, with product MEAKQRTRHRDGEERRLVAAADGGAEEYDPWTAWLYKPHTISVLLVGACLLIWASGALDPEGASYHSSATSIKRGVWAMIAVFLAYCTLQAPSTILIRPHPAVWRLVHGLAVVYLVALAFLLFQNRDDARQFMKHLYPDLGVELPERSYGADCRLYVPENPKNKFINIYETLFDEFVVAHILGWWGKAVMIRNQLLLWVLSIGFELMELTFRHMLPNFNECWWDSIILDILICNWFGIWAGMHTVRYFDGKTYEWVGLSRQPSIMGKVKRSLSQFTPAQWDKDQWYPFMGPLRFVQVLFLCVVFMTVELNTFFLKFCLWIPPRNPLVVYRLILWWLIAIPTIREYNSYLQDSKPVKKVGAFCWLSLAICIVELLICMKFGHGLFHDPMPTWLIIFWSSVGVALVVFLLAWSWRNHLKYQRKRL from the exons ATGGAGGCGAAGCAGAGGACGAGGCATCGcgacggagaggagaggaggctcgtagcggcggcggatggcggcgccgaggagtACGACCCATGGACGGCGTGGCTCTACAAGCCGCACACCATCTCGGTGCTCCTCGTCGGTGCTTGCCTTCTAAT TTGGGCAAGTGGAGCGCTTGATCCAGAGGGTGCTTCTTATCACAGTAGTGCGACATCTATTAAGAG GGGTGTCTGGGCTATGATTGCAGTCTTCCTTGCTTACTGCACTCTCCAAGCACCTTCAAC GATACTTATTAGGCCCCATCCTGCTGTCTGGCGCCTGGTGCACGGACTGGCTGTCGTTTACCTTGTCGCTCTAGCCTTTCTTCTTTTCCAG AACCGCGATGATGCTCGCCAGTTCATGAAACACCTTTACCCTGATCTTGGAGTTG AATTGCCGGAGAGATCTTATGGAGCTGACTGCCGTCTGTATGTTCCGGAAAACCCTAAAAACAAGTTCATAAATATTTAT GAGACATTATTTGACGAATTTGTGGTTGCCCATATTTTGGGTTGGTGGGGTAAAGCTGTAATGATACGAAACCAGCTTCTTCTTTGGGTCCTCTCGATTGGTTTCGAGCTAATGGAG CTTACATTCAGACATATGTTGCCAAACTTTAATGAGTGCTGGTGGGATAGTATTATCTTGGATATCTTGATCTGCAACTGGTTTG GTATATGGGCGGGGATGCACACAGTCCGTTACTTTGACGGTAAAACATATGAGTGGGTTGGACTGAGCCGACAGCCAAGCATCATGGGCAAG GTGAAAAGATCACTGAGCCAGTTCACCCCTGCACAATGGGACAAGGATCAATGGTACCCTTTCATGGGGCCGTTGCGGTTCGTACAAGTGTTGTTCCTGTGCGTTGTTTTCATGACAGTGGAGCTCAACacattttttcttaaattttgcCTCTGGATTCCTCCAAGGAATCCTTTGGTTGTGTACAGATTAATCCTATGGTGGTTGATTGCTATTCCAACCATCCGTGAGTACAACTCCTACTTGCAAGACAG CAAACCGGTGAAGAAGGTTGGGGCTTTTTGCTGGCTCTCTCTAGCTATATGCATTGTAGAGCTTCTTATATGTATGAAGTTTGGACATG GGCTGTTTCATGATCCCATGCCTACTTGGTTGATCATCTTTTGGAGTTCGGTGGGGGTAGCACTAGTGGTTTTCTTGCTTGCATGGTCTTGGAGGAATCACCTGAAATATCAGAGAAAGCGGCTATAA